One region of Cyanobium sp. M30B3 genomic DNA includes:
- a CDS encoding type II toxin-antitoxin system VapC family toxin codes for MVRTPNELSTAAREAVVDPAVPVYLSVVSQWELTVKALAGRLPLPDDPASYARKERQRHGVLPLSLEEDALRHLPKLPDHHRDPFDRMLICQAIDNGLVLVTPDPQIHRYPVRLLW; via the coding sequence ATGGTACGCACACCGAATGAACTCTCAACAGCGGCCCGCGAAGCCGTGGTGGATCCGGCCGTGCCGGTCTATCTGAGTGTGGTGAGCCAGTGGGAGCTCACGGTGAAAGCACTGGCCGGAAGGCTGCCCCTGCCGGACGACCCCGCCAGCTATGCGCGGAAGGAACGGCAGCGCCATGGCGTCCTCCCCCTTTCCCTGGAGGAGGATGCTCTGCGCCACCTTCCGAAGCTCCCCGATCACCATCGCGACCCTTTTGATCGGATGTTGATCTGTCAGGCCATCGACAACGGCCTGGTCCTGGTGACCCCAGACCCCCAGATTCATCGCTATCCGGTGCGGTTGCTCTGGTGA
- a CDS encoding biliverdin-producing heme oxygenase encodes MPVALASQLREGTKKSHTMAENTGFVSCFLKGVVDKASYRTLVADLYFVYDAMEQEIGRLRAAGHPVVGPVGFPELNRRESLEQDLAFYFGDGWRSSVKPTPAAQEYVARLHQVAAEAPELLVGHHYTRYIGDLSGGQILKAIAQKAMNLGEHDGLRFYEFDAIPDEKGFKTNYRATLDGLPIDQAMADRIVEEANHAFHLNMKMFQELEGNLIAAIGKVLFGFLTRRQRAGSTEVVAA; translated from the coding sequence ATGCCCGTCGCCCTCGCTTCCCAGTTGCGTGAAGGCACCAAGAAGTCGCACACCATGGCCGAGAACACCGGCTTCGTGAGCTGCTTCCTCAAGGGGGTGGTGGACAAGGCCAGCTACCGCACCCTGGTGGCCGACCTCTACTTCGTGTATGACGCGATGGAGCAGGAGATCGGCAGGCTGCGGGCCGCCGGCCATCCGGTGGTGGGCCCCGTGGGCTTCCCCGAGCTCAACCGCCGCGAGAGCCTGGAGCAGGACCTGGCCTTCTATTTCGGGGACGGCTGGCGCAGCAGCGTCAAGCCCACACCCGCGGCCCAGGAGTACGTGGCCCGCCTCCACCAGGTGGCGGCCGAGGCTCCCGAGCTGCTGGTGGGCCACCACTACACCCGCTACATCGGCGACCTCTCCGGCGGCCAGATCCTCAAGGCCATCGCCCAGAAGGCCATGAATCTCGGCGAGCACGACGGCCTGCGCTTCTACGAGTTCGACGCCATCCCCGACGAGAAGGGCTTCAAGACCAACTACCGCGCCACCCTGGATGGCCTGCCGATCGACCAGGCCATGGCCGATCGCATCGTGGAGGAGGCCAACCACGCCTTCCACCTCAACATGAAGATGTTCCAGGAGCTGGAGGGCAACCTGATCGCCGCCATCGGCAAGGTGCTGTTCGGCTTCCTCACCCGCCGCCAGCGCGCCGGCAGCACGGAGGTGGTGGCGGCCTGA
- a CDS encoding NADP-dependent isocitrate dehydrogenase produces MATSSASASVQYEKLTPPSAGTAIRFENGQPVVPNDPIIPFIRGDGTGVDIWPATQKVLDAAVAKAYGGERRIEWFKVYAGDEACDLYGTYQYLPEDTLSAIRDYGVAIKGPLTTPIGGGIRSLNVALRQIFDLYCCVRPCRYYEGTPSPHKRPQDLDVVVYRENTEDIYMGIEWEASDPVCLELIQHLNEVVIPANGKLGQRQIPAGSGIGIKPVSKAGTQRHVRKAIQHALGLEGNKRHVTLVHKGNIMKFTEGAFRDWGYELATSEFRDVCVTERESWILDNLARNHGLSIEDNARLIEPGYDSLTPEKKQAVDEEVKAVLAAIGESHGYGKWKSMVLVDDRIADSIFQQIQTRPQEYSVLCTLNLNGDYISDAAAAVVGGLGMAPGANIGDNAAIFEATHGTAPKHAGLDRINPGSVILSGVMMLEYMGWQEAADLITEGISAAIANGEVTYDLARLMEPRVEPVSCSGFAEAVVRHFGG; encoded by the coding sequence ATGGCTACCAGCTCCGCCAGCGCTTCGGTCCAGTACGAGAAGCTCACGCCCCCCAGCGCGGGCACGGCGATCCGCTTCGAGAACGGCCAGCCGGTTGTGCCCAACGACCCGATCATCCCCTTCATCCGCGGGGACGGCACCGGTGTGGACATCTGGCCCGCCACCCAGAAGGTGCTGGACGCGGCCGTGGCCAAGGCCTACGGCGGCGAGCGACGCATCGAGTGGTTCAAGGTGTACGCCGGCGACGAGGCCTGCGACCTCTACGGCACCTATCAGTATTTGCCGGAGGACACCCTCAGTGCCATCCGCGACTACGGCGTGGCCATCAAGGGACCCCTCACCACCCCGATCGGCGGCGGCATCCGCTCGCTGAACGTGGCCCTGCGCCAGATCTTCGACCTCTACTGCTGCGTGCGCCCCTGCCGCTACTACGAGGGCACCCCCAGCCCCCACAAGCGGCCCCAGGACCTGGACGTGGTCGTCTACCGGGAGAACACGGAGGACATCTACATGGGGATCGAGTGGGAGGCCAGCGATCCGGTGTGCCTCGAGCTGATCCAACACCTCAACGAGGTGGTGATCCCGGCCAACGGCAAGCTCGGCCAGCGCCAGATTCCGGCGGGCTCAGGCATCGGCATCAAGCCGGTGAGCAAGGCGGGCACCCAGCGGCACGTGCGCAAGGCAATCCAGCACGCCCTGGGCCTGGAGGGCAACAAACGCCACGTGACCCTGGTGCACAAGGGCAACATCATGAAGTTCACGGAAGGGGCCTTCCGCGACTGGGGCTACGAGCTGGCCACCAGCGAATTCCGCGACGTCTGCGTCACCGAGCGGGAGAGCTGGATCCTCGACAACCTGGCGCGCAACCACGGCCTCAGCATCGAGGACAACGCCCGTCTGATCGAGCCCGGCTACGACAGCCTCACCCCCGAGAAGAAGCAGGCAGTGGACGAGGAGGTGAAGGCGGTGCTGGCCGCCATCGGCGAGAGCCACGGCTACGGCAAGTGGAAGAGCATGGTGCTCGTCGACGACCGCATCGCCGACAGCATCTTCCAGCAGATCCAGACCCGGCCCCAGGAGTATTCGGTGCTCTGCACCCTCAACCTCAACGGCGACTACATCTCCGATGCGGCGGCGGCGGTGGTGGGCGGCCTGGGCATGGCCCCTGGCGCCAACATCGGCGACAACGCGGCGATCTTCGAGGCCACCCACGGCACCGCGCCCAAGCATGCCGGCCTCGACCGCATCAACCCCGGCTCGGTGATCCTCAGCGGCGTGATGATGCTGGAGTACATGGGCTGGCAGGAAGCGGCCGATCTGATCACCGAGGGGATCAGCGCCGCGATCGCCAACGGGGAGGTCACCTACGACCTGGCCCGGCTGATGGAACCGCGGGTGGAGCCGGTGAGCTGCTCCGGCTTCGCCGAGGCGGTGGTGCGCCACTTCGGCGGGTGA
- a CDS encoding type II toxin-antitoxin system prevent-host-death family antitoxin: MAHEHPRPASCTGPVSAQQAKAQFSALLDRVEQGEHLVITRRNRPIAELRPTQPPLPMAPRPLGQADDAGTPIPAAFFEPLPADLQAAFEGETP; the protein is encoded by the coding sequence ATGGCGCACGAGCACCCACGGCCAGCGAGCTGCACCGGCCCGGTCAGTGCCCAACAGGCCAAGGCCCAGTTTTCAGCCCTGCTCGACCGGGTGGAGCAGGGGGAACATCTGGTCATCACCCGCCGCAACCGTCCGATCGCCGAACTGCGGCCCACGCAACCGCCCTTGCCCATGGCACCCCGCCCCCTGGGCCAGGCCGACGACGCCGGCACGCCCATCCCAGCAGCGTTCTTCGAACCACTGCCCGCCGACCTGCAGGCGGCCTTTGAAGGGGAGACACCTTGA
- a CDS encoding glycosyltransferase, which produces MRSLRFLVPGTSGRFRCGGLLVEQQTARLLGELVPTALVTYRQREPGLPFLADLLKAEPPGSAAADQVLWIVSWGFDVPRQLRALRGRPVAYHAHSSGYGFRLPPGVPVLAVSRNTLGYWGQWASRNPLFLVPNALEERWLARGDRPHNLGGERAPGGRSIDVLVQKRKCSAYVLERLVPALRARGLAVVVQDGWVDDLVDLFNSARVVLYDSADHWRCSGVSEGFGLPPIEALACGCVLFSSFNHALADTLDPGVTAHQIGAGTLAVDVERIAAAVADPGPWLPSPRRLEELLADFSEPRLRERWRQALQAINAHLDRLQAGEAPLRAPALVQLRLQLWRQRLSQRLPAGLARHFA; this is translated from the coding sequence TTGCGTTCCCTCCGCTTTCTGGTGCCGGGCACCAGCGGTCGCTTCCGCTGCGGTGGCCTGCTGGTGGAGCAGCAGACGGCTCGCCTGCTCGGGGAGCTGGTGCCCACCGCGCTGGTGACCTACCGGCAGCGCGAGCCGGGTCTGCCCTTTCTGGCCGATCTGCTCAAGGCGGAGCCCCCTGGCAGCGCCGCCGCCGATCAGGTGCTGTGGATCGTGAGCTGGGGCTTCGATGTGCCGCGCCAGCTGCGGGCCCTGCGGGGGCGGCCGGTGGCCTACCACGCCCACAGCAGCGGCTATGGCTTCCGGCTGCCGCCAGGGGTGCCGGTGCTGGCGGTGAGCCGCAACACGCTCGGCTACTGGGGCCAGTGGGCCAGCCGCAATCCCCTGTTCCTGGTGCCCAATGCCCTGGAGGAGCGCTGGCTGGCCCGCGGCGATCGGCCCCACAATCTGGGCGGTGAGCGTGCCCCCGGAGGCCGCTCCATCGATGTGCTGGTGCAGAAGCGCAAGTGCAGTGCCTACGTGCTGGAGCGGCTGGTGCCCGCCCTGCGCGCCCGCGGCCTGGCGGTGGTGGTGCAGGACGGCTGGGTGGATGACCTGGTGGACCTGTTCAACAGCGCCAGGGTGGTGCTCTACGACTCGGCTGACCACTGGCGCTGCAGCGGCGTGAGCGAGGGCTTCGGCCTGCCGCCGATCGAGGCCCTGGCCTGCGGTTGCGTGCTGTTCAGCAGCTTCAACCACGCCCTGGCCGACACCCTCGACCCCGGCGTCACCGCCCACCAGATCGGCGCCGGCACCCTGGCGGTCGACGTGGAGCGGATCGCCGCGGCGGTGGCCGATCCGGGCCCCTGGCTGCCGTCGCCACGCCGGCTGGAGGAGCTGCTGGCGGACTTCAGCGAACCGCGGCTGCGGGAGCGTTGGCGCCAGGCGCTGCAGGCGATCAACGCCCACCTGGATCGCCTGCAGGCCGGCGAAGCGCCGTTGCGGGCCCCCGCGTTGGTGCAGTTGCGGCTGCAGCTCTGGCGGCAACGCTTGAGCCAGCGCCTGCCCGCGGGTCTGGCCCGCCACTTTGCCTAG